One window of the Agrobacterium larrymoorei genome contains the following:
- a CDS encoding dehydrogenase, whose amino-acid sequence MRPTHKQLEADPVAHLVAWHDGDHRAAIKTLMEDVRHLRAQLALATAAMSAGYTRGWAPTEERQ is encoded by the coding sequence GTGCGTCCTACACACAAACAACTCGAAGCTGATCCCGTTGCTCATCTTGTAGCTTGGCATGACGGCGATCATCGTGCTGCGATCAAGACATTGATGGAAGATGTGCGGCACTTAAGGGCGCAACTGGCTTTAGCGACTGCCGCTATGAGTGCCGGATACACTAGAGGATGGGCGCCGACCGAGGAGCGGCAGTAA
- a CDS encoding DUF6950 family protein: protein MRIDGWEARLNAVVAKHQLLPPEWGVSDCYMLPDDVVEAMIGKRMFPQALGYKTEIGAGRKLRRFGFSNLAEAFEGRFSKIAAVEAIRGDIGVIERDGEYSGGVFTSIGFAIRPHDGPVAFLPLSSVTAAFRVE from the coding sequence ATGCGAATAGATGGCTGGGAAGCGCGCCTCAACGCGGTTGTGGCGAAGCATCAACTATTGCCGCCCGAATGGGGCGTGTCTGACTGCTACATGCTGCCGGATGATGTCGTGGAAGCCATGATTGGCAAACGGATGTTTCCGCAGGCGCTTGGCTACAAGACAGAAATCGGCGCGGGTCGAAAGCTGCGCAGGTTTGGATTTTCGAACTTGGCTGAAGCGTTCGAGGGCCGCTTTTCGAAGATCGCGGCTGTCGAGGCGATCCGGGGCGATATCGGCGTTATCGAACGCGACGGCGAATATTCAGGCGGCGTCTTTACATCAATCGGCTTTGCCATCCGCCCGCATGATGGGCCGGTGGCGTTCCTTCCTTTGTCGAGCGTGACAGCAGCATTCAGGGTTGAGTGA
- a CDS encoding pyocin knob domain-containing protein encodes MTVPYTSGTITLAKGSAEVTGIDTAWKAALIVGGIIFVNVPNVGAMSLPIATVDDNTKIMAAIPWQGANGTYSYALVRDGSFERQATENAIKLASLLNEMRSDAISELSGLQPAADKLPYFGAGGAGALADFNAAARTLLAGGQLPDGQLPTRLNSKLIQSANQFRKSGWAYGENIEGSPENASAAWFLYVNDMDEGGSWGKQTATSFFENRSFVRLLVNGTWQAWERDYSGQSALDGRYNRLSQIIADAQLPARLRADSSLISSNFNDAVENGFYKAGPAAANPPVSGTYWFVIVTRFDSTIHQEAWNDNFNIGYRRVRAANGAWGPWRLISDERGSNANGEYVRLADGTQICTRSVATGNPTLAAGEAISLGSFNYAASFVASPSRSLSYDGSWSHTLSVGSEGGGNVGVGGVAISNRDNAAHSYAGTVYITAVGRWY; translated from the coding sequence ATGACCGTACCTTACACGTCCGGCACCATTACGCTTGCCAAGGGGTCTGCCGAAGTCACCGGCATTGATACCGCTTGGAAAGCCGCGCTGATCGTCGGCGGCATCATCTTCGTGAACGTCCCGAATGTCGGGGCTATGTCTCTTCCTATCGCCACGGTCGACGACAACACAAAAATCATGGCCGCTATTCCATGGCAGGGCGCAAACGGGACCTACAGCTATGCCCTGGTGCGCGACGGCTCGTTCGAAAGGCAGGCGACGGAAAACGCCATCAAGCTCGCTTCGCTGCTCAATGAGATGCGTAGCGATGCTATCAGCGAGCTGTCAGGCTTGCAGCCTGCTGCTGACAAATTGCCGTATTTCGGCGCGGGTGGAGCTGGTGCGCTTGCTGATTTTAACGCAGCCGCTCGGACGCTTTTGGCGGGTGGTCAGCTACCCGATGGCCAACTCCCAACTCGCTTGAATTCAAAGTTAATCCAATCAGCAAACCAATTCAGAAAGTCTGGTTGGGCTTATGGGGAGAACATCGAAGGTTCTCCAGAGAACGCTTCTGCGGCTTGGTTTTTGTACGTCAATGACATGGATGAGGGTGGCTCGTGGGGGAAGCAAACGGCTACATCGTTTTTCGAGAATAGAAGCTTCGTGAGGCTTCTCGTCAATGGAACATGGCAAGCCTGGGAGCGAGATTACAGCGGGCAGTCCGCGCTTGATGGTCGCTATAATCGACTGTCCCAAATCATAGCGGACGCTCAGTTGCCCGCGAGACTGAGGGCGGACTCATCACTTATTTCGTCAAACTTCAATGACGCTGTTGAGAACGGTTTTTACAAAGCTGGACCTGCGGCGGCTAACCCGCCCGTGTCTGGCACTTACTGGTTCGTGATTGTCACGCGCTTTGACAGCACTATTCATCAAGAGGCGTGGAACGACAATTTCAATATTGGCTATCGAAGGGTTAGGGCAGCCAATGGTGCATGGGGTCCGTGGCGTCTGATTTCGGACGAGCGCGGCAGCAACGCCAACGGTGAATATGTCCGCCTCGCTGATGGAACGCAGATTTGCACGAGGTCAGTCGCTACCGGAAACCCTACCTTAGCGGCGGGAGAAGCTATTTCACTTGGTAGCTTCAACTATGCTGCGTCGTTCGTTGCATCCCCAAGCAGGTCGCTTTCATACGATGGTTCTTGGTCTCATACGCTATCGGTAGGATCAGAGGGCGGTGGCAACGTAGGTGTCGGCGGCGTAGCCATCTCCAATCGAGACAACGCTGCGCATAGCTACGCAGGAACCGTTTACATCACCGCAGTCGGAAGGTGGTACTAA
- a CDS encoding phage tail protein, whose amino-acid sequence MGFFAPVITFFAPILGSAIGQMAIGLGLNLIVAKMEKRAAKKAQSQAGGTQFDREYGENTSRKAACGPVGIAGQDCYVNTYGDANKNLEQIYQFSDFPCDGLSKIWAGGSQLNIARGNDGRYAVLTGDYAGRMFFTFYDGTQMQADAGLIANSNPLGRWTADHVGSGICYLKVELVYDQEKLNQFPDFFFEIRGARLYDLRKDSSRGGNGNHRWGDYSTYEYTENPVIMDYNYRRGFVWNGDLFLGMGMPESDLPFERYVTAANICDEFTFYGRRARCSILLDADLDHGDNIDSLMLSCGGIVVDGVEGSWPIIGSEQPIVATFTDEDIIASEPLRFRKRRSMGELVNSVSGTYQEPGNMWSPAGYDQQTDAGHVAADRRNRDEALNFPMVFSKGQANQLASIYFNENRFEATAELVLRPRFKDLKAGDWVYWDSKNEKRRGTYMVSSRAIKALDSDGPRNVALSLQERSGLIYKAVGVIPPTIPLPNAQPVYLAALLDYAVIPVIGVGADGRTYPGFRLSWTKITDVTVQAIEFEYWIKSEPNNVFTRTVPADKTLTILQEGILSLTDYQFRYKLVADRPTSWVLPITVRSRDGGNADIEVGLGQVRKDISGRLEELQAGLDQALQLIASLADGFSLEGAVGFSERKVLRRNLGKAFGEIATESRVRLDGQTALAQQIQTVSAGVDTAKAQIANVDTARVDGDKALAESINTVRAEMEDVLADGYLAITAQTNGDTLSKIELAARARKGEQAALAALIMRVYQEAGVLKTENIHVANRTIFVDDNGENGQALATFTSEGLTITAAHIDRLRTGYIGGDNNKMEIDVKAGTLVFRS is encoded by the coding sequence ATGGGTTTCTTTGCTCCGGTCATTACCTTTTTCGCGCCAATCCTTGGTTCGGCCATCGGACAGATGGCTATCGGCCTCGGCCTCAACCTGATCGTCGCGAAGATGGAAAAGCGGGCCGCGAAAAAGGCCCAGAGCCAAGCGGGCGGAACGCAGTTCGACCGTGAGTATGGCGAAAACACCAGCCGGAAAGCGGCGTGCGGTCCGGTTGGAATCGCCGGTCAGGATTGCTACGTCAACACCTACGGCGATGCCAACAAAAACCTCGAGCAGATTTACCAGTTCTCGGACTTCCCCTGCGATGGCCTGTCGAAGATTTGGGCCGGTGGCTCACAGCTCAACATAGCGCGCGGCAATGATGGCCGGTACGCGGTGCTTACCGGCGACTATGCCGGACGGATGTTCTTCACTTTCTACGATGGCACACAGATGCAGGCCGATGCGGGCCTGATCGCAAACAGTAACCCGCTCGGCCGGTGGACTGCGGATCATGTAGGTTCCGGCATCTGCTATCTGAAAGTTGAGCTGGTCTACGATCAGGAAAAGCTCAACCAGTTCCCGGACTTCTTTTTCGAAATTCGGGGCGCGCGTCTTTACGATCTTCGCAAGGACTCGAGCCGGGGCGGGAACGGCAACCATCGCTGGGGTGACTACTCGACTTACGAATACACCGAAAACCCCGTCATCATGGATTACAATTATCGCCGCGGCTTTGTCTGGAACGGCGACCTGTTCCTTGGGATGGGAATGCCGGAAAGCGATCTGCCTTTTGAAAGGTATGTCACGGCCGCAAACATCTGCGATGAATTTACGTTTTATGGACGTCGCGCACGTTGCTCGATCCTGCTCGATGCGGATCTAGACCACGGCGACAATATCGACTCCCTGATGCTGTCTTGCGGCGGTATCGTGGTTGATGGCGTCGAAGGCTCTTGGCCGATCATCGGTTCTGAACAGCCGATTGTCGCGACCTTCACAGATGAGGATATTATTGCCAGCGAGCCGTTGCGCTTCCGCAAGCGTCGGTCGATGGGCGAACTGGTCAACAGTGTGTCCGGCACCTATCAGGAACCCGGCAACATGTGGTCGCCTGCTGGCTATGATCAGCAAACGGACGCGGGGCATGTCGCCGCAGATCGGCGCAACCGTGACGAGGCGTTGAACTTCCCCATGGTGTTTTCCAAGGGACAGGCTAACCAGCTCGCAAGCATCTATTTCAACGAAAACCGCTTTGAGGCGACCGCCGAACTTGTCCTTCGTCCGCGCTTCAAGGATTTGAAAGCTGGGGATTGGGTCTACTGGGATTCCAAGAATGAGAAGCGGCGCGGCACTTACATGGTGTCCAGTCGCGCTATCAAGGCGCTGGATAGCGATGGGCCGCGCAACGTGGCCTTGTCGCTACAGGAGCGCAGCGGGCTTATCTATAAGGCCGTGGGCGTCATTCCGCCGACGATACCGCTTCCGAATGCGCAACCGGTCTACCTGGCCGCGCTTCTGGATTATGCCGTCATTCCCGTGATCGGCGTCGGTGCGGATGGCCGGACCTATCCCGGCTTCCGTCTGTCTTGGACGAAGATCACCGATGTCACGGTTCAAGCCATTGAGTTTGAATACTGGATCAAGTCGGAGCCGAACAACGTCTTCACGCGAACCGTTCCGGCCGACAAGACGCTGACCATTCTTCAGGAAGGCATCTTGAGCCTTACGGACTATCAGTTCCGCTACAAGCTTGTGGCTGATCGGCCTACAAGCTGGGTATTGCCGATAACCGTTCGCTCCCGCGACGGTGGCAATGCGGATATCGAGGTCGGTCTTGGACAGGTCCGCAAGGACATTTCGGGGCGTCTGGAAGAACTGCAGGCCGGTCTTGACCAAGCCTTGCAGTTGATCGCCAGTCTGGCAGACGGCTTTTCGCTTGAAGGGGCTGTGGGCTTCAGTGAGCGGAAGGTTCTGCGCCGCAACCTCGGAAAGGCGTTTGGCGAAATTGCTACGGAAAGCCGCGTGCGTCTTGATGGGCAAACCGCTCTTGCGCAGCAAATCCAGACAGTCAGTGCCGGGGTGGATACCGCTAAGGCACAGATTGCCAACGTTGATACCGCGCGCGTCGATGGCGACAAGGCGCTTGCCGAAAGCATCAATACCGTCCGCGCGGAAATGGAAGACGTGCTGGCCGATGGATACCTTGCCATCACGGCGCAAACCAACGGCGACACCCTTTCAAAAATCGAGCTGGCGGCAAGAGCCAGGAAGGGTGAGCAAGCGGCTTTGGCGGCACTCATCATGCGTGTTTATCAGGAAGCCGGGGTTCTCAAGACTGAGAATATCCACGTGGCGAATCGCACCATCTTTGTCGATGACAACGGCGAAAATGGGCAGGCGCTCGCCACCTTCACGTCAGAAGGCTTGACGATCACTGCAGCGCATATCGACCGCCTGCGGACCGGTTACATCGGTGGCGACAACAACAAAATGGAAATCGATGTGAAGGCGGGGACTCTGGTGTTTCGCTCATGA
- a CDS encoding AAA family ATPase: MHFERLEITNWRQFSKVEIDLHPQLTVLAGANGAGKSTILRLLAQHFGFNMPLLATPTQNKAGLFSYMSGFFGKRRANDPSNDPNWDDVGAVSYTSGNESRILVPKQNSATYSAHFSSHQAVPGLFINSHRPVSNYQPIASIPTSGISVEQAYQQYHQEVLNKLNNSYTQYSPIYRIKEAIISMATFGPGNKNVLGNEKTERDYEDFKQMLAKVLPSTIGFLDISIRVPDVVMVTRTGEFVLDGASGGLMALIDLAWQIFLYSRGKDAFVAVLDEPENHLHPSMQRVIISNLIEAFPNAQFIVATHSPFVVSSVKDSWVYVLRYLDGLETLGPRRTVYSQRLDHYDKAGTASEILQSVLGVPVTLPLWAENQLDKIVGQYVIDEMDLEQIRRLRGELAEVGLGDYYSDALTRIAQRQ; this comes from the coding sequence ATGCATTTCGAGCGCCTAGAGATAACCAACTGGCGGCAGTTTTCGAAAGTTGAGATTGATTTGCATCCTCAGCTTACTGTTTTGGCCGGTGCGAACGGCGCGGGCAAAAGCACGATACTTAGGCTGCTCGCGCAGCACTTTGGCTTCAACATGCCGCTTCTGGCGACGCCCACTCAGAATAAGGCTGGCCTTTTCTCATACATGAGCGGCTTTTTTGGTAAGCGGCGCGCAAACGATCCCAGCAATGATCCCAATTGGGATGATGTCGGCGCGGTGAGTTACACGAGCGGCAATGAGAGCCGCATTCTGGTGCCGAAACAAAATTCGGCGACATATTCGGCTCATTTCTCAAGCCATCAGGCAGTACCCGGATTATTCATAAATTCACATCGCCCTGTGAGCAATTACCAGCCCATCGCATCCATTCCGACTAGCGGTATATCCGTCGAGCAAGCTTATCAACAGTACCATCAAGAAGTGCTGAACAAGCTAAATAACTCGTACACCCAGTACAGTCCTATTTACCGCATAAAAGAAGCCATAATTTCGATGGCGACCTTTGGGCCCGGCAACAAGAATGTCTTAGGAAACGAGAAGACGGAAAGGGACTACGAAGACTTTAAGCAGATGCTTGCAAAAGTATTGCCATCTACGATTGGTTTTTTGGACATCAGTATAAGAGTTCCGGACGTGGTAATGGTAACACGAACAGGAGAATTTGTACTTGACGGCGCATCCGGAGGTCTTATGGCATTGATAGACTTAGCGTGGCAAATTTTCCTTTATTCTCGCGGAAAAGACGCGTTTGTAGCCGTGCTAGACGAACCGGAAAACCACCTTCACCCGTCGATGCAGAGAGTGATTATATCGAATCTTATCGAGGCGTTCCCAAATGCGCAATTCATTGTGGCCACGCATAGCCCATTCGTGGTTTCTTCAGTCAAGGATTCTTGGGTCTATGTTCTGCGATATCTTGATGGACTTGAGACTTTGGGCCCGAGGCGGACAGTTTACTCCCAACGCCTCGATCATTATGACAAAGCAGGCACAGCCAGCGAGATATTGCAAAGCGTCTTGGGCGTGCCTGTCACATTGCCACTTTGGGCTGAAAATCAGCTGGACAAGATAGTAGGTCAGTACGTTATCGACGAGATGGATTTGGAGCAAATACGACGACTTAGAGGGGAACTGGCAGAAGTCGGATTGGGCGATTACTACTCGGACGCGCTAACTCGGATTGCTCAGCGCCAATGA
- a CDS encoding glycoside hydrolase family 19 protein produces MAKVTADHVRAAAKSRVLESNLNSVMVALDDYGKTFGLDLLHRTVAFLAQLMHESGEFRYDREIWGPTPSQARYDTRTDLGNTLEADGDGYKNRGRGPIQVTGGYNIRAFYEWCKRMGLNPPDFVTNPDLINTDPWEGSSAIWYWDEGNPDHRSLNRYADRNDPEMITRKINGGLNGYADRLAYYTRLGLVVLGFNPTDIRGFQGKAKAAGYYKGNLDGLDGPQTRAAIHLALVDVSPKSNGPNPVKAAPVTEAVPVAVIPPSMEAPWWKSKEVIVPAVTGGGLSSGLAAVGTMPWQNLALVLVAFGLLGLFLLWRKSVDVKKVDAQVRGMS; encoded by the coding sequence ATGGCAAAGGTCACTGCCGACCACGTGCGGGCGGCTGCGAAGTCGCGCGTTCTTGAAAGCAATCTCAACTCTGTCATGGTCGCACTCGATGACTATGGCAAAACTTTTGGTCTCGATCTCCTCCACCGCACGGTGGCGTTCCTGGCGCAGCTCATGCACGAAAGCGGCGAGTTTCGGTATGACCGCGAAATCTGGGGGCCAACGCCATCGCAGGCCCGGTACGACACCCGCACGGATCTCGGAAACACGCTGGAAGCGGATGGTGACGGCTACAAGAACCGGGGGCGCGGCCCTATTCAGGTAACGGGCGGCTATAACATCCGCGCGTTCTATGAGTGGTGCAAGCGCATGGGCTTGAACCCGCCTGATTTCGTTACCAATCCCGACCTGATCAACACCGACCCTTGGGAAGGCTCATCCGCGATCTGGTATTGGGACGAAGGCAATCCCGATCATCGCAGCCTCAACCGCTATGCGGACCGCAACGACCCGGAAATGATCACCCGTAAAATCAATGGCGGATTGAACGGCTATGCCGACCGGCTGGCCTATTACACCCGCCTCGGCCTGGTCGTTCTCGGCTTCAATCCGACCGACATTCGCGGTTTTCAGGGCAAGGCCAAGGCCGCAGGCTATTACAAGGGCAATCTTGATGGTCTGGACGGCCCGCAGACGCGTGCGGCCATCCACTTGGCGCTTGTGGACGTTTCGCCTAAGAGCAACGGTCCTAACCCCGTCAAGGCCGCGCCTGTGACCGAGGCCGTGCCGGTCGCGGTCATTCCCCCTAGCATGGAAGCGCCGTGGTGGAAATCGAAGGAGGTTATTGTTCCGGCCGTTACGGGCGGTGGGCTTTCCTCGGGGCTGGCGGCGGTCGGGACAATGCCTTGGCAGAACCTTGCCCTTGTACTGGTCGCGTTCGGGCTTCTTGGCCTCTTTTTGCTGTGGCGCAAGAGTGTGGACGTGAAGAAGGTCGATGCGCAGGTTCGGGGGATGTCCTGA
- a CDS encoding YrbL family protein: protein MMSVLASLGDDFQSPLRLLEKPLASGMSREVYALPGTNMLVKVQTKIPPRRYFQKIRLLYLVRRFYKAVVPLRRELREYERVAQEGPSTARHLQHFAGIVSTNKGTGILVKAVRRKNGALAMTLQDAIESGQYSRETDAALSEFLDWLIKSNIVAVDVHLKNIVVDEKNGALVLIDGIGDKTFLPVRSWFSWLNRNYKKRLARSIQSEVAHRFMKLALSNRTLLFLLMFAGMIVGIDISDGHLIDG, encoded by the coding sequence ATGATGTCGGTATTGGCGTCGTTAGGCGATGATTTCCAGTCCCCGCTGAGGCTTTTAGAAAAGCCTTTGGCGTCTGGCATGTCGCGTGAGGTCTACGCGCTCCCAGGTACGAACATGCTGGTAAAGGTGCAGACAAAAATACCGCCACGCCGGTACTTCCAGAAAATCCGGCTGCTGTATCTGGTGCGGCGTTTCTATAAGGCGGTCGTCCCGCTGCGGCGCGAGTTACGAGAATATGAGCGGGTTGCCCAGGAAGGCCCCAGTACCGCGCGCCATCTTCAGCACTTTGCAGGGATCGTTTCCACCAACAAGGGTACGGGCATATTGGTCAAGGCTGTGCGCCGGAAGAACGGTGCGCTTGCCATGACGCTTCAGGATGCGATCGAAAGCGGACAATATAGTCGGGAGACGGACGCAGCGCTTTCGGAGTTCCTCGACTGGCTGATCAAAAGCAACATCGTTGCAGTGGACGTGCACCTGAAGAATATCGTCGTGGACGAGAAGAACGGCGCGCTCGTCCTGATCGACGGGATTGGGGACAAGACCTTCCTCCCCGTTCGTTCATGGTTCTCTTGGTTGAATAGGAACTACAAGAAGCGATTGGCCCGGTCGATCCAATCAGAGGTAGCCCATCGCTTCATGAAACTGGCACTGAGCAATCGCACTCTTCTCTTCCTTCTCATGTTTGCGGGCATGATCGTTGGTATCGATATCTCGGATGGTCACTTGATCGATGGATAG
- a CDS encoding DUF2163 domain-containing protein, which translates to MMTPEVQALYDEGRIKSRQAVRFQFASGVYGFISDRSELVWQGIEFMPFGLIKVSELSSATGTTASSSFTLTLGESPDDGVTADLLLRIEDEDYRDRPVVVYDVHFHPDTGELLQVEAVARGYLDVIDHEEDAKDGLVLTGRCEGRQLDYSRRNGRYRSMADQQRRKPGDKFFEHLAKAGRVEVPWGRTALKT; encoded by the coding sequence ATGATGACCCCCGAAGTCCAAGCCCTCTATGATGAGGGCCGGATAAAGTCGCGCCAAGCGGTGCGATTTCAGTTTGCTTCAGGCGTTTATGGCTTCATTTCCGACCGGTCGGAATTGGTGTGGCAAGGCATTGAGTTCATGCCGTTCGGCCTGATCAAGGTTTCCGAGTTATCAAGCGCAACCGGGACCACGGCAAGTTCAAGTTTCACACTGACGCTCGGGGAAAGCCCGGATGATGGTGTGACGGCCGATCTTCTTCTTCGGATCGAAGACGAGGATTATCGCGACCGACCGGTTGTCGTCTATGACGTGCATTTCCACCCCGATACCGGCGAGCTGTTGCAGGTCGAGGCGGTGGCACGGGGTTACCTGGACGTTATCGATCATGAGGAAGACGCCAAGGATGGCCTCGTTCTGACGGGCCGATGCGAAGGCCGTCAGCTCGATTACAGCCGCCGAAACGGACGCTACCGCTCGATGGCCGATCAGCAGCGCCGAAAACCCGGCGATAAGTTCTTTGAGCATTTGGCGAAGGCTGGGCGCGTCGAAGTGCCGTGGGGCCGCACCGCTCTTAAAACATAG
- a CDS encoding HNH endonuclease — translation MIKLEKLDPPALLVKNGELWKTTLLARIAANEKPTGTVKTRYRHAMIKAVLVRETNGKCAYCESKLQHIHHGDVEHIVPKSLDPALTFEWSNLTLACEVCNQNKSDLDPKTENIIDPYATNPEDHLFFLGGLVFARADSARGVATRIILKLHRPELVEMRNRQLDGIMKIYHQIQNGSLPLSVRKAIYSDFVDTETSPSAPYSAMTKCVVKEMEKYVDPAILE, via the coding sequence ATGATCAAACTGGAAAAACTCGACCCACCGGCGCTCCTTGTCAAGAATGGAGAGCTTTGGAAAACAACGCTGCTAGCGCGTATCGCCGCAAACGAGAAACCAACAGGTACAGTGAAAACCCGATATCGGCACGCGATGATTAAGGCCGTCCTGGTTCGAGAGACTAATGGAAAATGCGCCTATTGCGAAAGCAAACTGCAGCATATCCACCACGGTGATGTCGAGCACATAGTCCCTAAATCGTTAGATCCTGCCCTCACCTTTGAGTGGAGTAACCTCACACTCGCTTGTGAGGTTTGCAATCAGAACAAGTCCGATTTGGACCCAAAAACTGAAAACATAATAGATCCGTACGCGACTAACCCGGAAGACCACCTTTTTTTCCTGGGAGGGCTAGTGTTCGCAAGGGCTGATTCAGCTAGAGGAGTAGCTACCCGCATCATACTAAAGCTCCACCGTCCAGAGCTTGTCGAGATGCGAAATCGGCAACTCGACGGCATCATGAAGATTTATCATCAGATACAAAACGGATCCCTTCCTCTCTCAGTGAGAAAGGCTATCTACTCAGATTTTGTAGACACCGAAACAAGTCCCTCGGCTCCGTATTCCGCGATGACAAAATGCGTTGTTAAAGAGATGGAAAAATACGTGGACCCGGCCATTCTGGAGTAG
- a CDS encoding ParA family protein, translated as MTKRISIFNNKGGVGKTTYMYHVSHLLARKGLTVLMVDCDSQCNLTSYAMADGVIRRAWSDTGNSIYQNILPVYRTTGDIRERAPTKVSQSYDLFLVPGDLRLSNFEDLLGDTWSSARGGQESALRAQSAIHRYIEFAADKIGADLVLIDLGPNLGALNRAVLASSDYFIMPVAPDLFSIQGTENLGNKLVSWRKEWDQCNGSSQVADISIPRGAPSYLGYVVQMHNQRADGVSSMTAGWRIYGQRLEPAIRENIVNKLNPIDQVVVWEDEGYKLGQIPNLHSLIPYSLKARKPVFDCTYSDGLRGEHIARAAQSDRHFREIVATLQQVATW; from the coding sequence GTGACGAAACGCATTAGCATATTTAATAACAAAGGCGGTGTAGGAAAGACAACCTACATGTACCATGTCAGCCATCTTCTTGCTCGCAAAGGTCTTACTGTCCTAATGGTAGATTGCGACAGTCAGTGCAACTTAACGTCTTACGCGATGGCTGATGGGGTGATCCGCAGAGCATGGAGCGATACTGGCAACAGTATCTACCAGAACATTCTTCCCGTATATCGCACGACGGGTGACATTCGAGAGAGAGCGCCCACCAAGGTAAGTCAGTCATACGATTTATTTTTAGTCCCAGGGGATCTCCGTCTCAGCAATTTTGAGGACTTGTTGGGCGATACGTGGAGCTCCGCACGGGGTGGCCAAGAGTCGGCGCTGAGAGCGCAGTCTGCCATACATCGGTACATTGAGTTTGCGGCGGATAAGATCGGCGCCGACTTAGTCTTAATCGACCTTGGGCCGAATTTGGGCGCTCTAAACAGGGCGGTGCTGGCAAGCAGCGACTATTTCATCATGCCTGTTGCTCCGGATCTGTTCTCGATTCAAGGCACAGAAAATCTTGGAAACAAACTGGTCAGCTGGAGGAAGGAATGGGATCAATGTAATGGCTCATCTCAGGTTGCCGACATATCAATACCTCGCGGCGCGCCATCCTATTTGGGCTATGTTGTGCAGATGCACAATCAAAGAGCTGACGGCGTTAGTAGCATGACAGCTGGATGGCGCATATACGGACAACGCTTGGAGCCTGCTATTCGCGAAAACATAGTCAACAAGCTTAATCCGATAGACCAAGTGGTTGTCTGGGAAGATGAGGGCTATAAACTGGGTCAGATACCGAACCTCCACAGCCTCATCCCTTATTCACTCAAAGCTCGCAAACCTGTTTTTGATTGCACTTATTCGGACGGGTTGAGAGGTGAGCATATTGCTCGCGCGGCTCAGTCGGATCGTCACTTTCGTGAGATTGTAGCCACCTTACAGCAAGTCGCGACTTGGTAG
- a CDS encoding DUF1515 family protein — MPPFEFDASLHQKIGEMLAMQVALKESVQRVEEQARRSEDKADESRAVVHRRLDEMVNRVGEVEQTVAIVKEDVTEMKPHTDDLKRWKLMGVGAFTMMGIGAMFLGVTFADVLKRIGTLIIGR; from the coding sequence ATGCCGCCGTTCGAGTTCGATGCGTCGTTGCATCAAAAAATAGGCGAGATGCTGGCGATGCAGGTCGCATTAAAGGAGTCCGTGCAGCGCGTGGAAGAGCAGGCTCGGCGCTCTGAAGACAAGGCTGACGAAAGCCGGGCGGTTGTTCACAGGCGGCTTGACGAGATGGTAAATCGTGTCGGCGAGGTCGAACAGACTGTGGCTATAGTCAAGGAAGACGTGACCGAAATGAAGCCGCACACAGACGACCTCAAGCGCTGGAAGCTGATGGGGGTCGGTGCGTTCACCATGATGGGTATCGGCGCAATGTTCTTGGGTGTGACCTTCGCGGACGTGCTCAAGCGGATCGGTACCCTCATCATAGGACGATAG